A window of Chaetodon auriga isolate fChaAug3 chromosome 2, fChaAug3.hap1, whole genome shotgun sequence contains these coding sequences:
- the gpr61l gene encoding putative G-protein coupled receptor, with product MADQTGPMIASVPNHSVTNLTTALWETNPTVPPDVAVVTSSQSQIKDLFGLFCMVTLNLIALLANTGVMVAIARAPHLKRFAFVCHLCSVDLLCAILLMPLGIISSSPFFGTVVFTVLECKVYIFLNVFLICLTILTITAISVERYFYIVHPMRYEVKMTINLAIGVMLLIWVKSVLLALVTLFGWPAYGHQSSIAAAHCSLHASHSRLRSVFAVIFSAVCFLVPAVVIFAVYCAVYKVARSAALQQLPAVPTWANASPAKNRSDSINSQTTMITTTRTLPQRLSPERAFSGGKAALTLVFIVGQFLVCWLPYFIFHLHMSLTGSMHSPGDLEEAVTWLAYSSFAVNPFFYGLLNRQIREELVKFRRCCLTQPAEFGASSHEGSLQENFLQFIQRTTSTAETPSSCANSHPRNTTDQGTKLPGQIPEEHA from the coding sequence ATGGCTGACCAGACTGGTCCCATGATAGCCTCTGTGCCAAATCACTCAGTGACAAATCTCACCACTGCCCTGTGGGAGACCAATCCTACGGTTCCTCCCGATGTGGCTGTCGTCACGAGCTCCCAGTCACAGATCAAGGACCTTTTTGGGTTGTTCTGCATGGTGACCCTTAACCTCATTGCCCTGTTGGCCAACACTGGTGTGATGGTGGCCATTGCTCGTGCACCTCACCTGAAGAGGTTTGCCTTTGTGTGTCACCTTTGTTCAGTGGACCTGCTGTGTGCCATCCTCCTCATGCCTTTGGGCATCATATCCAGCTCACCATTCTTTGGCACTGTGGTGTTTACTGTTCTGGAGTGTAAGGTGTACATCTTTCTCAATGTTTTCCTCATCTGTCTGACCATTCTCACCATCACAGCTATCAGTGTGGAGCGTTACTTCTATATTGTACACCCCATGCGTTATGAGGTCAAGATGACCATCAACCTCGCTATCGGTGTCATGCTACTAATCTGGGTTAAATCAGTCCTCTTAGCTTTGGTCACACTGTTTGGATGGCCAGCTTATGGACATCAGAGCTCTATTGCTGCAGCTCACTGCTCCCTCCACGCGAGCCACAGTCGTCTAagaagtgtgtttgctgtgatcTTCAGTGCGGTCTGTTTCCTGGTTCCCGCAGTGGTTATCTTTGCTGTTTACTGTGCTGTGTACAAGGTAGCTCGTTCTGCAGCCCTACAACAACTCCCTGCTGTGCCTACGTGGGCAAACGCGAGCCCTGCTAAGAATCGCTCGGACTCCATCAACAGCCAGACCACCATGATCACCACCACCCGCACTCTACCCCAAAGACTATCTCCAGAGAGGGCCTTCAGTGGAGGCAAAGCTGCCCTTACTTTGGTATTCATTGTGGGCCAGTTCTTAGTTTGCTGGTTGCCCTACTTCATCTTCCACCTGCACATGTCTCTGACCGGCTCCATGCATAGCCCCGGGGACTTAGAGGAGGCAGTCACCTGGCTGGCCTACTCCTCCTTTGCAGTTAACCCATTCTTCTACGGTCTGTTGAACAGGCAGATCAGGGAAGAGCTGGTCAAGTTTCGACGCTGCTGCTTGACCCAACCGGCGGAGTTTGGGGCATCCAGCCACGAGGGTTCCCTTCAGGAGAACTTCCTTCAGTTTATCCAGAGAACCACCAGCACAGCTGAAACCCCATCCAGCTGTGCCAACTCGCATCCCAGAAACACCACAGACCAGGGGACAAAGCTCCCTGGACAAATACCTGAGGAGCATGCTTAG